The following proteins are co-located in the Spirosoma montaniterrae genome:
- a CDS encoding neutral zinc metallopeptidase: MRWLGGRESGNVEDRRGSGGGGGLLVGGGIGTIVIAIIVTLLGGDPSDLLNSSQQQTQSPTMPGARTGPQPDDAAASFTRKVLASTEDAWTQILAKEGMQYRPPTLVFFRGQTRSGCGAASAASGPFYCPGDKKLYIDLSFYDDLARRFQAPGDFAMAYVIAHEVGHYLQDELGIMDKVHSAQQQMNERQANRMSVRLELQADYLAGVWAHHAQGKTFTFEPGDVEEALTAANAIGDDRIQKETQGYVVPDGFTHGTSAQRMYWFSKGLKTGDLNQGDTFNSREDANLQ, encoded by the coding sequence ATGCGTTGGTTAGGAGGTCGCGAAAGCGGCAATGTAGAAGACCGCCGGGGCAGTGGCGGGGGTGGCGGGCTGCTTGTGGGGGGCGGCATTGGCACCATTGTGATTGCCATTATTGTCACACTATTGGGTGGCGACCCGTCGGACCTGCTCAACAGCAGTCAGCAGCAAACCCAAAGCCCTACCATGCCGGGTGCCCGCACCGGGCCGCAACCCGACGATGCCGCAGCCTCATTTACGCGCAAAGTGTTGGCAAGCACAGAAGACGCCTGGACACAGATTCTGGCGAAAGAAGGGATGCAATACCGCCCGCCAACGCTGGTATTTTTTCGGGGGCAAACCCGCTCCGGTTGCGGGGCCGCGTCGGCAGCATCGGGACCATTTTATTGCCCCGGCGATAAGAAACTGTACATCGACCTGTCGTTCTATGATGATCTGGCTCGTCGGTTTCAGGCACCGGGCGACTTTGCGATGGCCTACGTCATTGCTCACGAAGTGGGCCACTACTTGCAGGATGAACTGGGTATTATGGACAAAGTTCATTCGGCACAGCAGCAAATGAACGAACGGCAGGCCAACCGGATGTCGGTGCGGCTCGAACTTCAAGCCGACTATCTGGCGGGCGTATGGGCGCACCATGCACAGGGCAAAACGTTTACATTTGAACCGGGCGACGTTGAGGAGGCTCTGACAGCAGCCAATGCCATTGGCGACGACCGCATTCAGAAAGAAACGCAGGGGTATGTAGTACCCGATGGGTTTACCCACGGCACTTCCGCCCAGCGCATGTACTGGTTCTCGAAAGGGCTGAAAACCGGCGACCTCAATCAGGGCGATACCTTCAATAGCCGCGAAGACGCTAATCTGCAATAA
- a CDS encoding SDR family NAD(P)-dependent oxidoreductase — protein MASTQTKTLLWTLAGIGAWTLTKAFLAQKRRIDFNEKTVIITGGSRGLGLEMARLLAREGANVAICARDAEELDRAASELRQYGIDVYTEACDLTDKTQIERFVENVRQTLGPVDVLINNAGVIIVSPYEHATEADFREAMDINFWAAFHMINAVLPQMWGRKSGRIVNIASFGGKVAVPHLVSYSTSKFALVGYSEGIRAELLKDNVYVTTICPGLIRTGSPRNAIYKGQNEKEYTVFKIGDSLPLLTIDSTDCAREVIDACRYGEAERIISFPAKLGAALEGIAPNLIGELTALVNTQLPAPGGIGEQRAYGRDSETALSESFLTTLTDQAAEQNNELVR, from the coding sequence ATGGCTTCGACACAAACAAAAACCCTGCTCTGGACATTGGCGGGTATAGGTGCCTGGACGCTCACCAAAGCCTTTTTAGCGCAAAAACGCCGAATTGACTTCAACGAAAAAACCGTCATAATCACGGGCGGCTCGCGTGGGCTGGGACTTGAAATGGCCCGGCTGCTGGCCCGCGAAGGCGCAAACGTAGCCATCTGCGCCCGCGACGCTGAAGAACTGGATCGGGCGGCCTCCGAACTGAGGCAGTATGGCATCGACGTATACACCGAAGCCTGCGACCTGACCGATAAGACACAAATAGAACGGTTTGTTGAGAACGTCCGGCAAACACTCGGCCCGGTCGACGTGCTGATTAATAATGCGGGGGTCATCATTGTATCGCCCTACGAACACGCTACGGAGGCCGATTTCCGCGAAGCGATGGACATAAATTTCTGGGCTGCTTTCCACATGATTAACGCCGTGTTGCCGCAGATGTGGGGTCGCAAATCGGGGCGCATCGTCAATATTGCGTCGTTTGGCGGCAAGGTGGCCGTGCCGCATTTGGTATCGTACTCGACCAGCAAATTCGCGCTCGTTGGCTATTCGGAAGGTATTCGGGCTGAACTGTTGAAAGACAATGTTTATGTTACCACCATTTGCCCCGGCCTCATCCGCACCGGCAGCCCGCGTAATGCTATTTACAAAGGGCAAAACGAAAAAGAATACACGGTTTTCAAAATCGGGGACTCGTTGCCGCTCCTGACCATCGATTCGACCGACTGCGCCCGCGAGGTTATCGACGCCTGCCGGTACGGAGAAGCCGAACGAATTATATCGTTCCCGGCCAAACTCGGCGCGGCTCTCGAAGGAATTGCCCCGAACCTGATCGGCGAACTGACCGCACTGGTCAATACGCAGCTACCCGCGCCGGGCGGCATTGGCGAACAGCGGGCATATGGGCGCGACAGCGAAACCGCCCTGTCGGAGTCGTTTCTTACGACGTTGACCGACCAGGCGGCTGAACAGAACAATGAACTTGTCAGATAA
- a CDS encoding anthranilate synthase component I family protein translates to MPAQLIVNDEFRWQALAWAVTQPGQFVAFLNNNGIAYPNDPFPNRLYVGAKRVVCLNAEKQSNTQRAQREVDFFKALADAQQVRPSHWVGYFGYDLKNQVEDLHSRNPDRLGFPDAYFVEPEWVLDFQGDTVFITGEGSADALLQTIRTHPSTPYPLYLTPHPLPPIRCRVSPDEYQANVRRVQQLIREGDVYELNYCIEFFREDALLDPLTTYRALTERSPMPFSSFLKLGDRYVLGASPERFLKKDGRRLISQPIKGTIRRGQSPAEDQSLRRQLLASEKERAENLMIVDLVRNDLARSAETGSVRVDELFGIYGFRQVYQMISTVSATLRERVSWADAIRHAFPMGSMTGAPKIRAMERIDELEVSRRGVYSGAIGYITPDNDFDFSVVIRSLLYNAQTRYTSFSVGSAITYDADPEEEWHECLLKAQAIRDVLETPLAQNR, encoded by the coding sequence GTGCCAGCGCAATTGATTGTGAATGACGAGTTTCGCTGGCAGGCATTGGCCTGGGCCGTAACGCAGCCGGGGCAGTTTGTCGCTTTTTTAAACAACAACGGTATTGCCTATCCAAATGACCCGTTTCCGAACCGGCTCTATGTCGGAGCGAAACGGGTCGTTTGTTTAAACGCAGAGAAGCAGAGTAATACGCAGAGGGCGCAGCGTGAGGTTGATTTTTTCAAGGCGTTAGCCGACGCGCAACAGGTACGGCCTTCGCATTGGGTGGGCTATTTTGGCTATGACCTGAAAAATCAGGTTGAAGACCTGCATAGCCGCAATCCCGACCGGCTGGGCTTCCCAGACGCGTATTTCGTAGAACCTGAATGGGTTCTTGATTTTCAGGGCGATACAGTTTTCATAACCGGCGAAGGCAGTGCCGACGCCCTGCTCCAAACCATCCGCACACACCCCTCCACCCCTTACCCCCTATACCTTACCCCTCACCCCCTACCTCCCATCCGTTGCCGCGTTTCGCCCGACGAATACCAGGCCAATGTGCGCCGGGTGCAGCAACTTATTCGTGAAGGCGATGTGTATGAACTTAATTACTGCATCGAATTTTTCCGCGAAGACGCCCTGCTCGACCCGCTGACAACCTACCGCGCCCTGACCGAGCGGTCGCCAATGCCGTTTTCGAGTTTCCTGAAGCTGGGTGATCGCTATGTGCTGGGCGCATCGCCGGAGCGGTTTTTGAAGAAAGATGGCCGTCGGCTGATTTCGCAGCCCATTAAAGGCACTATCCGGCGCGGTCAATCGCCTGCCGAAGACCAAAGCCTGCGAAGGCAATTGCTGGCATCGGAAAAAGAGCGGGCCGAAAACCTGATGATTGTTGACCTCGTGCGCAATGACCTCGCCCGAAGTGCCGAAACCGGGTCGGTGCGCGTCGATGAATTGTTCGGTATTTACGGCTTTCGGCAGGTGTACCAGATGATTTCAACCGTGTCGGCAACATTGCGCGAGCGCGTTTCGTGGGCCGATGCCATTCGCCATGCCTTTCCGATGGGCAGCATGACCGGCGCACCCAAAATTCGGGCGATGGAACGCATCGATGAACTGGAGGTAAGCCGCCGGGGCGTGTACTCAGGAGCCATTGGCTATATTACGCCCGACAACGATTTCGATTTTAGTGTGGTGATCCGGTCGCTGTTATACAATGCCCAAACCCGGTATACGTCGTTTTCGGTGGGCAGTGCCATCACCTACGATGCCGACCCCGAAGAGGAGTGGCATGAGTGTTTGCTGAAAGCCCAGGCTATTCGCGACGTACTCGAAACACCACTGGCTCAAAATCGCTAA
- a CDS encoding NYN domain-containing protein, which translates to MAAVSSKLTRIGVFYDGNYFLHVSNYYNYSHERRSRISISGLHAFIRKQVAEEEGVSDRLCQIVDAHYFRGRLNAHEANQRGNQLFYDRLFDDILMSEGVVTHYLPVKTYQGYRQEKGIDVWLALEAFELAQYKQFDVVVLITSDGDYVPLIRKLNTLGSRVMVLSWDFEFENEQGEKQVTRTSQDLIEEVSYPVAMHQEIDSRSRKNDPVIQNLFVKQQVRPTFTAAPSNTNGGYTNSFSNNYTNGNYNSYGNYGPQGDEPNYNVSDVDDDPEGRKISTIRSLKSGYGFVNFPPNNLFFHYTSLIDTDFNELREGDEVEFTIGQNTEGKDIAIDVQLVRG; encoded by the coding sequence ATGGCAGCAGTATCATCGAAACTTACCCGCATTGGGGTGTTTTATGACGGTAACTATTTCTTACACGTAAGCAATTATTACAACTACTCGCACGAGCGACGCAGCCGTATCAGTATCTCAGGATTACACGCCTTTATTCGGAAGCAAGTAGCTGAAGAAGAGGGGGTTAGTGATCGGTTATGCCAGATTGTCGATGCGCACTACTTCCGGGGGCGGCTCAACGCGCACGAAGCTAATCAGCGCGGCAATCAGCTTTTCTACGACCGGCTTTTCGACGATATTCTGATGTCGGAGGGTGTGGTAACGCATTACCTGCCCGTAAAAACGTATCAGGGCTACCGGCAGGAGAAAGGTATCGATGTATGGCTGGCCCTCGAAGCGTTTGAACTGGCGCAGTATAAGCAGTTCGACGTGGTGGTGCTGATTACGTCGGATGGCGACTATGTGCCGCTGATTCGCAAACTAAACACGCTCGGCTCCCGCGTTATGGTACTTAGCTGGGATTTTGAGTTCGAGAATGAGCAGGGTGAGAAACAGGTGACGCGCACCTCGCAGGATTTGATCGAAGAAGTGTCGTATCCGGTAGCTATGCACCAGGAAATTGACAGCCGTAGCCGTAAAAACGACCCTGTCATTCAAAATCTGTTTGTAAAACAACAGGTTCGGCCTACGTTTACGGCGGCTCCCAGCAACACAAATGGGGGGTATACTAATAGCTTTAGCAATAACTACACCAACGGAAACTATAATAGCTACGGCAACTACGGGCCGCAGGGCGACGAACCCAACTACAATGTTTCTGATGTGGACGATGATCCCGAAGGTCGTAAAATCAGCACTATCCGCAGCCTCAAGTCGGGCTACGGTTTCGTGAATTTCCCGCCCAACAACCTGTTTTTCCATTATACCAGCCTGATCGATACCGACTTCAACGAACTCCGCGAAGGAGATGAAGTTGAATTTACGATTGGTCAGAATACCGAAGGGAAAGATATTGCCATCGACGTGCAACTGGTTCGTGGTTAG